In Deltaproteobacteria bacterium, a single genomic region encodes these proteins:
- a CDS encoding alkaline phosphatase D family protein, with product MAMQRREFLRATLASVGGFSVACGSGEPRAAVPAPELFPQSVASGDPQPDAVILWTRVETGDDGDVEVELELYRDVELRQRAQWDRAPRVLATLDHDHCVKVRAAGLEADTVYYYRFVAEVDGELKASQIGRTRTAPAVDADRPVRFAFVACQDYGGRYYNGYAHLAQQPELDFFVHLGDYIYETAGDAGFQQGSEGREVVFEDTAGVLSVDRTGDGGFEAARSLDNYRQLYRLFRSDAALQRVHEQLPMLAIWDDHEFSDDCWGATATYQDGRVDETDVQRRSNANLAWFEYMPVDYAGDPSFEYDPAVAPPDDIRIWRDFRFGRHVHLVLTDLRSRRSDHLVPEDAYPGAVVLTQAQLEGSGGVPDDAGAYVEDIATFAGGIYRDALVQAADAAGYPSDRVSGAIAASWINDVVAELGAPAAIDEAMLATLPLGYAWANLMKGSLWSRIGSRYLVARDAFARLAAVRWQDSGGASEQAMGDAQEQWFLDTMQGSDATWKVWGNEFCLMPLQIDLRLLSVPPSFQRVFHINVDDWNGMGNRRDALLRVLSDVPGVVAITGDIHAFFAGTPAVRDDPSRSVLEFVTSSISSTTFQRLLQNQVEDDPVLSMVSGASQLAGAIRDLLQLTDGPNPHLAHADVTSHGYAVVEADGLALQVTFHAHAEDVVAVQHYDDPGLDGLFATTQFRVDAGTKFLQQRFGDTWKRWDPTTQTWIA from the coding sequence ATGGCGATGCAGCGGCGGGAGTTCTTGCGTGCGACCCTGGCGAGCGTGGGCGGCTTCAGCGTGGCGTGCGGCTCGGGCGAACCGCGCGCGGCCGTACCGGCGCCCGAGCTGTTCCCGCAGTCGGTTGCCTCGGGTGATCCACAGCCCGACGCGGTGATCCTCTGGACTCGCGTGGAGACGGGTGACGACGGCGACGTCGAGGTCGAGCTCGAGCTCTACCGCGACGTCGAGCTGCGCCAGCGCGCGCAGTGGGATCGCGCGCCCCGGGTGCTGGCCACGCTCGACCACGACCACTGCGTGAAGGTGCGCGCCGCCGGTCTCGAGGCCGACACGGTCTACTATTACCGCTTCGTCGCCGAGGTCGATGGCGAGCTCAAGGCCAGCCAGATCGGGCGCACGCGCACCGCCCCTGCGGTCGACGCCGATCGCCCGGTGCGCTTCGCATTCGTCGCCTGCCAGGACTACGGCGGTCGCTACTACAATGGCTACGCCCACCTCGCGCAGCAGCCCGAGCTCGACTTCTTCGTGCACCTGGGTGACTACATCTACGAGACCGCCGGCGACGCGGGCTTCCAGCAGGGCAGCGAAGGGCGCGAGGTCGTGTTCGAGGACACCGCGGGCGTGCTGTCGGTCGATCGCACCGGCGACGGCGGCTTCGAGGCTGCGCGCTCGCTCGACAACTACCGCCAGCTCTACCGGCTGTTCCGCTCGGATGCCGCCCTGCAGCGCGTGCACGAACAGCTGCCGATGCTCGCGATCTGGGACGACCACGAGTTCTCCGACGACTGCTGGGGCGCGACCGCGACCTATCAGGACGGTCGCGTCGACGAGACCGACGTGCAGCGGCGCAGCAATGCCAACCTCGCGTGGTTCGAGTACATGCCGGTCGACTACGCCGGCGACCCCAGCTTCGAGTACGACCCCGCGGTCGCGCCGCCCGACGACATCCGCATCTGGCGGGACTTCCGGTTCGGTCGTCACGTGCACCTGGTGCTGACCGACCTGCGATCACGCCGCTCCGACCACCTCGTGCCCGAGGACGCTTATCCCGGTGCGGTGGTGCTGACGCAGGCGCAGCTCGAGGGCTCCGGTGGCGTGCCCGACGACGCCGGGGCCTACGTCGAGGACATCGCGACCTTCGCCGGCGGCATCTACCGCGACGCGTTGGTGCAGGCCGCTGATGCGGCCGGCTATCCCAGCGATCGCGTGAGCGGTGCGATCGCTGCCTCGTGGATCAACGACGTCGTCGCCGAGCTCGGTGCGCCCGCGGCCATCGACGAGGCGATGCTCGCGACGCTGCCCCTCGGCTACGCCTGGGCCAACCTCATGAAGGGCAGCCTGTGGTCGCGCATCGGCTCGCGCTACCTGGTCGCGCGTGACGCCTTCGCGCGGCTCGCCGCCGTGCGCTGGCAGGATTCCGGTGGCGCCAGTGAGCAGGCCATGGGCGACGCGCAGGAGCAGTGGTTTCTCGACACCATGCAGGGCTCGGACGCGACCTGGAAGGTGTGGGGCAACGAGTTCTGCCTCATGCCGCTGCAGATCGATCTACGGCTGTTGTCGGTGCCGCCCTCGTTCCAGCGCGTCTTCCACATCAACGTCGACGACTGGAACGGCATGGGCAACCGCCGCGACGCGCTGCTGCGGGTACTGTCCGACGTGCCCGGCGTGGTCGCGATCACCGGGGACATCCACGCCTTCTTCGCCGGTACGCCGGCGGTGCGGGATGATCCCTCGCGCTCGGTCCTCGAGTTCGTCACCAGCTCGATCAGCTCGACCACCTTCCAGCGCCTTCTGCAGAACCAAGTCGAAGACGATCCGGTGCTCAGCATGGTCTCGGGCGCCAGCCAGCTGGCGGGTGCGATCCGCGATCTGCTGCAGCTCACCGACGGACCCAACCCCCACCTCGCCCACGCTGACGTCACCTCGCACGGCTACGCGGTGGTCGAGGCCGACGGCCTCGCGCTGCAGGTGACCTTCCACGCCCACGCCGAGGATGTGGTCGCGGTGCAGCACTACGACGACCCCGGGCTCGACGGCCTGTTCGCCACCACGCAATTCCGGGTCGACGCCGGCACCAAGTTCCTGCAGCAGCGCTTCGGCGACACCTGGAAGCGCTGGGATCCCACGACGCAGACGTGGATCGCGTGA
- a CDS encoding TrkH family potassium uptake protein, with protein MEPRDAGAAPPPMRPNTPRIVHGPLGDEPQSVIRRALAVLIALGCLGLDLAWPGTITGMLAEFAMFGLFIGLLAGMLRSRSMRVRRLASALVGADAIILLTLFAMFIARGYILSQQFGGPSDEYDKAARIYDVVFLIIGALQGFSAAMPERLVRLALKLAQRPAMMLASSFAAMILVGTLMLTLPVSVENVSYVSFVDSLFTVTSAVCVTGLTVNDPGLSYTFFGEFTILLSIQLGGIGIMTLAALTLAFARDTALATQLRYAAMLDARTLTDLRTTVQSIVVGTLAIEAVGALLLYLQFDGDPRVQGSALWLAVFHAVSAFCNAGFALFPGNLTPFADDFGVQGVIMVLVIFGGIGFPVMRELVLLVRLRVAHRLTRGRPDQVAVPLMSLATRVVLWTSAALILVGMAITLAVEWRKGFVHLSVPQRFLAALFHSVCTRTAGFNTVDVGAMAMPTLLWTCVLMFIGGSPGSTAGGIKTTTFATLLATLRAELRGHEPVLGNRAIAPEVFRRATAVVSISAAIVLVAVTLLSFTEEHDFMKLLFESVSAFATVGLSTGITGSLTAFGKLVIVATMFIGRCGPLTVALAVASAEHSKPPYRLARESLPIG; from the coding sequence ATGGAGCCCCGCGACGCAGGCGCTGCCCCGCCGCCGATGCGGCCGAACACGCCGCGGATCGTGCACGGCCCGCTCGGCGACGAACCGCAGTCGGTCATCCGTCGTGCGCTCGCGGTCCTGATCGCGCTGGGCTGCCTCGGGCTCGACCTCGCCTGGCCGGGCACGATCACCGGCATGCTGGCCGAGTTCGCGATGTTCGGCCTGTTCATCGGATTGCTCGCGGGCATGCTGCGGAGCCGCTCGATGCGGGTGCGCCGACTCGCCAGCGCGCTCGTCGGCGCCGACGCCATCATCTTGCTGACGCTGTTCGCGATGTTCATCGCGCGCGGCTACATCCTTTCGCAGCAGTTCGGTGGTCCCAGCGACGAGTACGACAAGGCCGCCCGCATCTACGACGTCGTGTTCCTCATCATCGGCGCGCTCCAAGGCTTCTCGGCAGCGATGCCCGAGCGCCTGGTGCGGCTCGCACTCAAGCTCGCGCAGCGCCCGGCGATGATGCTCGCCAGCAGCTTCGCGGCGATGATCCTGGTTGGCACGCTGATGCTGACGCTGCCGGTCTCGGTGGAGAACGTCTCCTACGTCTCGTTCGTCGATTCGCTCTTCACGGTGACCTCGGCGGTGTGCGTGACCGGCTTGACGGTGAACGACCCCGGGCTCTCGTACACGTTCTTCGGCGAGTTCACGATCCTGCTGTCGATCCAGCTCGGCGGCATCGGCATCATGACCCTGGCAGCGCTCACGCTTGCGTTCGCCCGCGACACCGCGCTCGCGACCCAGCTGCGCTACGCCGCGATGCTCGACGCGCGCACGCTCACCGACCTGCGCACCACCGTACAGAGCATCGTGGTCGGCACCCTGGCGATCGAGGCGGTCGGCGCGTTGCTGCTGTACCTGCAGTTCGACGGCGACCCGCGCGTGCAGGGCTCGGCGCTGTGGCTGGCGGTGTTCCACGCGGTCTCGGCGTTCTGCAACGCCGGCTTCGCGCTGTTTCCCGGCAACCTGACGCCGTTCGCCGACGACTTCGGCGTGCAGGGCGTGATCATGGTGCTGGTGATCTTCGGTGGCATCGGCTTCCCGGTGATGCGCGAGCTGGTGCTGTTGGTGCGGCTTCGTGTCGCCCACCGCCTGACCCGCGGACGACCGGATCAGGTCGCAGTGCCGCTGATGTCGCTCGCCACGCGGGTGGTGCTGTGGACCAGCGCCGCCTTGATCCTGGTCGGCATGGCCATCACGCTGGCGGTCGAGTGGCGCAAGGGCTTCGTGCACCTGAGCGTGCCGCAGCGCTTCCTCGCGGCGCTGTTCCACTCGGTGTGTACGCGCACCGCCGGCTTCAACACGGTGGACGTCGGCGCCATGGCAATGCCGACGTTGCTGTGGACGTGCGTGCTGATGTTCATCGGTGGATCGCCGGGCTCGACCGCCGGTGGCATCAAGACCACCACCTTCGCGACCCTCCTGGCGACCCTGCGCGCAGAGCTACGCGGCCACGAGCCCGTGCTCGGAAACCGCGCCATCGCCCCCGAGGTGTTCCGCCGCGCGACCGCGGTGGTGTCGATCTCGGCCGCGATCGTGCTGGTGGCCGTGACGCTGCTCAGCTTCACGGAGGAGCACGACTTCATGAAGCTCCTGTTCGAGTCGGTGTCGGCCTTCGCGACCGTGGGCCTCTCGACCGGCATCACCGGCTCGCTGACCGCGTTCGGCAAGCTCGTCATCGTCGCGACCATGTTCATCGGCCGCTGTGGTCCGCTCACCGTCGCGCTGGCGGTCGCCTCGGCCGAGCACAGCAAGCCACCCTATCGCCTGGCTCGCGAGAGCCTGCCCATCGGATGA
- a CDS encoding TrkA family potassium uptake protein: MAKRILVIGLGRFGAAVAEALAQHGCEVVAADNDMNHIDAIKNRVTYALELDATDVNALRSIDPTSCHAAVVAVGEHFENAVLTVAALREVGVQTIIARAISPRHGRILMAAGANRVIEIEAEMGRALGRELAGGADLASQATATVLHAAGVAPAGAPPPGAMPPPGGPLPR, translated from the coding sequence ATGGCCAAACGCATCCTCGTGATCGGACTCGGACGCTTCGGGGCGGCCGTCGCAGAGGCGCTCGCCCAGCACGGCTGCGAGGTCGTCGCCGCCGACAACGACATGAACCACATCGACGCGATCAAGAACCGCGTCACCTATGCGCTCGAGCTCGACGCGACCGACGTGAACGCGCTGCGCTCGATCGATCCCACCAGCTGCCACGCTGCGGTGGTCGCGGTCGGCGAGCACTTCGAGAACGCCGTGCTCACGGTCGCGGCGCTGCGCGAGGTGGGCGTGCAGACCATCATCGCCCGCGCGATCTCACCACGACACGGCCGTATCTTGATGGCCGCCGGGGCCAACCGCGTGATCGAGATCGAGGCCGAGATGGGCCGCGCGCTGGGCCGCGAGCTCGCCGGCGGAGCCGACCTCGCCAGCCAGGCGACCGCGACGGTGCTGCACGCCGCCGGTGTCGCGCCCGCGGGCGCACCACCGCCGGGCGCGATGCCGCCGCCCGGCGGGCCGCTGCCGCGTTAG
- a CDS encoding metallophosphoesterase produces MRLQLGVLPLLAIGLGCKHDPAAGDGTTGDDVTTAAADSSSGDATTTTGVADSGESSSSTGEPLPEPLPPLDEALLTTEVRRVPVHAIADMMENDPKDPAQLEQMIVDGYGDEDDAPGEDVVDVTMDGTDPPAAGAAAARVARFVHLADTQLADDESPTRLIGFDSPGAAAGAFRPQEAYACHMVNAAARTINAVHAADPLDFVILGGDNADNAQTNEVQWFLQLLDGVGAVECDSGIDDDPVPGEANDPKDRFTPVGLDVPWYWVMGNHDVLVQGNFTIASRADAAIGDHVNALTRDWSMPGGPPTMGPIPADDNRALLDGGALLELVRASGDGHGVTDDAIAAGKANYVFDVPDTNVRFIALDTAAQTGGAEGVVRQAEVDAFLRPALDAAVDDGKFVFVASHHASTSLGDGGGVGGAVQPDALTTDEFQALLGEYDNVIAHLCGHSHVHRVIAVEPMGGHAYWEVITSAIADHPHEMRVLELRNEDNGFISLTSVALDLAFDGDALGTEGRLRAITDLTSGWQLTGEGTPEDRNVRLWLPLP; encoded by the coding sequence ATGAGACTGCAGCTTGGCGTCCTCCCCCTGTTGGCGATCGGCCTCGGTTGCAAGCACGACCCCGCGGCCGGCGATGGCACCACCGGCGATGACGTCACCACCGCCGCGGCCGACAGCTCGTCGGGCGATGCCACGACCACGACCGGGGTCGCCGACAGCGGCGAGTCGAGCAGCTCCACCGGCGAGCCACTGCCCGAGCCGCTGCCGCCGTTGGACGAAGCATTGCTGACCACCGAGGTGCGACGCGTGCCGGTGCACGCGATCGCCGACATGATGGAGAACGACCCCAAGGATCCCGCCCAGCTCGAGCAGATGATCGTCGATGGCTACGGTGACGAGGACGACGCGCCGGGCGAAGACGTCGTCGACGTCACGATGGACGGCACCGATCCCCCAGCGGCCGGTGCGGCGGCGGCCCGCGTCGCGCGCTTCGTGCATCTGGCGGACACCCAGCTCGCCGACGACGAGTCGCCCACGCGCCTGATCGGCTTCGACAGTCCCGGCGCCGCCGCGGGCGCGTTCCGACCACAAGAGGCCTACGCCTGCCACATGGTCAATGCCGCCGCGCGCACCATCAACGCGGTGCACGCGGCCGATCCGCTCGACTTCGTGATCCTCGGGGGCGACAACGCCGACAACGCGCAGACCAACGAGGTGCAGTGGTTCCTGCAGCTGCTCGACGGCGTCGGCGCGGTCGAGTGCGACTCCGGCATCGACGACGATCCCGTGCCCGGCGAGGCCAACGATCCCAAGGATCGCTTCACGCCGGTCGGACTCGACGTGCCGTGGTACTGGGTGATGGGCAACCACGACGTGCTCGTGCAGGGCAATTTCACGATCGCATCGCGGGCCGACGCTGCCATCGGTGATCACGTCAATGCGCTCACGCGCGACTGGTCGATGCCGGGTGGACCGCCCACGATGGGCCCGATCCCCGCCGACGACAACCGTGCGCTGCTCGACGGCGGGGCGTTGCTCGAGCTGGTTCGCGCCAGCGGTGACGGTCACGGCGTCACCGACGACGCAATCGCGGCGGGCAAGGCCAACTACGTGTTCGATGTGCCCGACACCAACGTCCGCTTCATCGCGCTCGACACCGCGGCGCAGACCGGCGGCGCCGAGGGGGTCGTACGGCAGGCCGAGGTCGACGCGTTCCTGCGGCCGGCGCTCGACGCCGCGGTCGACGACGGCAAGTTCGTGTTCGTCGCCAGCCACCATGCTTCGACCTCGCTCGGCGACGGCGGCGGTGTGGGTGGCGCAGTGCAGCCGGATGCGCTCACCACCGACGAGTTCCAGGCCCTGCTCGGCGAGTACGACAACGTCATCGCGCACCTGTGTGGCCACTCGCACGTCCACCGCGTGATCGCGGTGGAGCCGATGGGCGGCCACGCCTATTGGGAGGTCATCACCTCGGCGATCGCCGATCACCCGCACGAGATGCGCGTGCTCGAGCTGCGCAACGAGGACAACGGCTTCATCAGCCTCACCTCGGTCGCGCTCGATCTGGCGTTCGACGGCGATGCACTCGGCACCGAGGGGCGACTGCGTGCGATCACGGATCTCACCTCGGGTTGGCAGCTGACCGGCGAGGGCACGCCCGAGGATCGCAACGTTCGGCTTTGGCTCCCGCTGCCCTGA